The region CGAACACCGGGTTGTCGATGCGGTAGCCGTGCGCGGCTTCCTCGCCGGGGTGCCCAGGACCCAGGTCGAGCACGTCGGTGCGCACCCACTCGCCGTTGACCAAGCTGTGCACGTCGTAGCGGAACTCGTTGAAGTCCAGCGAGGACGAGATGAACCGGTTCTCGATGTCCACCGAAGACCGACCGGCAGTGACGCCCGGCGGCACGTCGATGACCTGCACGCCCCACGACCCGGGGGCGGCCGGGCCGCTGCGCCACTCGCCGACCTGCCGACCGTTGACGCGCAGGTTGCCGACCTGGTCGGCGATCTGCGGGTCGTACCGCCGGATCACCCGGATGCCCTGGTTGTCCGGGTGTACCCGCATGCTGAACCGGCTGCGCCCGCCGGCGCCGAACGCCCGGCCGTCGTCCACCACCTGCGGTGCCGCCATCACCTGCGGCAGTCGCAGCCGCAGCTGGTTGATCCGGGCGGGTCCGCGGAGTTCGGCGACCGTGGCGGCCGCGCCGGCCGGCAGGTCGAAGTCCCGCCGGACCGGCGTGCCACCGGCTCGCGGCTTGGGATCGGCGACCCCGAACGCGCGGAGCCGCGCGAGGACGTCTTCGGCGGGGTCGCCGGGGTTGAAGGTCCGCACGCCCTCGGCGTCGGGGAATGCGCGGTAGTCGACGTGGTAGAAGTACGGGTTGTTCTGCACCGTGACCCGCATCGATTTGCGATACGGCATCGGCACCTTGACCACCACGCCGCCGGCGGCGTCGTCGGCGTTGGCGACCAGTGGCCATTCGAAGGGGGCACCCAGCTTCCCGTTGACCACGTCGATCAGCGGCGCGTCCAGCACCACCCGACCGTCGAGCTCGACCACGATGTTGCCGGTGCCGGTGACGTCGCCGAGGGGTTCGCGAGTGGACCAGATCGAGGAAATTTCGCCGGCGCCGGCGTGTTCGGCGATGACACAACCGCGGCCCGAATGACGCAGGCAGGAATAGGTGCCCTCGAATCCGTCGTTATTCCCGCCGGTCCGGTCGTAACTGGAGAACTGCCGCGACTGTTCCGCGCCGCGCAGTTGCGCCAGTCCGTCAAGATCGCGGTACGTTTCCCAGCCTACTGGGCCTTTCGTCGTGGGCGCTGAAGTTTGACCATATGCGCGGACAGAGCCGAATCCGGCGTCCGCGACCACGGCGGCCGCCGCCAGCGAAGCGACTCCGAGGTAGGCACCGAGCCAGCGAGCGCGCCGACGACCGTTTCCCGGCGGCGACAGTGCTGAGCGGTCTCTCATCGTGCTCGTCCTCCCCGCACACCACTGCCCGCAGTAGACGGTGATCCCGCTCTGTCTTGGATGGTGGTGCGCGCATGGATGAAGTTTTGTCCGACTACGGGTGAAAGATCATTCGCGCATTGAGCGCAGCGTAAGAAAATGCCCTCCACAAAGGCAACTAAGACGGGCGGTGTCGAAGAATCCGCAACGCGAATTCACTCAATGAGATGGTTGCCGGGCCCGGGGGCGACCGACAACCACCATCCAGGTGTTATTTGGCTTGTTTCGCGCGGAACGCGCAGACCACCAACGGAATTCGCCCCGACACGCGACCATCCACAATGGACTCGGCAAATCCGCTACTCACCGGCGAGTGCGACATCGAGCCGACCTGCGGTCGCGAGTGGTCGCGGCGGCATGCACGACCACTCGCGCCGATCGGCTCAGCCCTGGATCAACCCTGGTTCAGCCGGGCGTAGATCTCGGCGGCGTTGTCCTTGGTGACCAGTTGGGTCTGCAAGGTCTGCGACTTGGGCACCGGCTGGCAATCGACCAGCAGCTTCTTGGCCGCCTCGACCGCTTCCGCGCCGCCGGTCGGGTACAGGTTGGTGGCCTGCAACCGGCCCTCCTCGACCGCCTTGATACCGCCGGACGGGATGGGCAGCCCGTCGATGCCGACGAACTTCAGGTCATTGCGATTGGCGGCCTGAGCGGCCAGGTACGCGCCCTCGGCCATCGGGTCGTTCTGCGCGTAGACGGCCTGGATGTCCGGATGTGCCTTGAGCAGGGCGTCCATCTTCTGCTGCCCGACCGACCGCTCCCACTCGCCGTCGGCGGTGGCCACGATCTCGATCGGCGAACCCTGGATGCCGTCCTTGAAGCCCTGCTCCCGCTCCGCGGCCGGGGTCGAGCCGGACAGGCCCTTGATCTGCACGATCTTGCCGCCCTGCGGCAGCACCGTGTTCCTGAAGTACTCGCCGGCCTGCCGACCGATCTGGACGTTGTCGGCGCCGATGTAGGTGGAGAAGGCGTCCCCATCGATCTTGCGGTCCAGCACCACGACCGGAATTCCCTTGTTGTAGGCCTTCTTGACCACATCGGTCAGCGGCGCCGCCTCGTTGGGCGAGATCATCAGCAGGTCGACCTGCTTGGTGATGAAGTTCTCCACGTCACTGACCTGCTTGGAGTTGTCCTTGGCCGCGTCGGCGAACTGAACCTCGAACTGCGGCACCTTCCCGGCCGCCTGGCGGATGTCGTCGTCCATCCGGACCCGGTACGGCTCGGCGAGGTTGGCCTGGCTCATCCCGATGGTGTACTTGCCGTTCGGGCCGTGGCAGTTCTTGGTCGGATCCTGGGCCCGCACCTGTCCGGTGTTCTCGCTGGTCGTACCGCAACCGGCGGCGATCAACGCGACCGCGGCGCACGTGACTGCAACCAAGGACTTAGTTGTCTCGCGCATCGTGCTTCCTTCCGGAGAGGGTTTCAGGACGTTGGACGCAAGCGCTGCAGTGCCGCCGCCGCGACGATCACCAACCCCTTGATCAGTAGCTGCAGATCGGTGTTGACGCTGTTCAGGCTGAGGATGTTGTTGAGGATTCCGAGCAACAAGGCACCCGCGATGGTGCCGATCACCGAGCCCCGACCGCCGGCCAGGCTGGTACCGCCGACCACCACCGCGGCGATTCCGTCGAGCTCGTAAGCGATTCCGTCGTTCGGGCTGCCCGCGTTGAGCTGGCCGGCGTGCACGATGCCGGCCAACGCGGCGCAGAATCCGGCGATGCCGAAGGCGATGATCTTGACCCGGTTCACCGGCACACCCGAGAGCCGGGCGGCCTTCTCGTTTCCGCCGATGGCGTAGAGGTGCCGGGAGTAGGCGCTGCCGCGCAGGAACAGGATCGCCACGACGGCCACCACCGCGAAGATCAGCGCCGGAATCGGCACCACACCGCCGAAAGTGCGTTCCCCGAGCAGGGAGAACAGCATCGGCGCCTGCCCCGGACCGTCGCCGTAGGAGATCTGTACCGTCTCGCCGCCGGACCACATGCGCGCCAGACCCCGGGCGATCTGCAAGCCGGCCAGCGTGACGATGAAGGCCTGCACCCCGAGCAGGGCCACCGCGGCGCCCTGCGACAGGCCGAAGACGATGCCCGCGAGCAGCACCAGCGCGACCGTTGCCCACACGCCGAAGTCGTCATCGACCATCAGCACGGCCGACCCCACCGCGGCCAGCCCGAGCACCGAGCCGACCGACAGGTCGATGCCGCCGATCAAGATCACGAAGGTGAGCCCGATGGCGATGATCCCGATCTCGGAGACCGCACGCACGATGTTGAAAAGGTTGTCGCTGCTCAAAAAAAGGATCTGCCCGTTGTTGCGGGGCGAGAAGATCACCGCCGCCACGAACACCGCGACCAGTCCGAAGAAGCTCTGGAACCGGAACAGCGTCTCGACCGTGTTCGCCCGCCTGGCCGGGGCGGCCACCGATCCGCCGGGTTCCGCGGGCCGGTCTTTCGTCTGGTTGCTCACCGCGCACCTCCCCCAGTGCTCTGCCGCCCGGTGCCGACCACCGGCCCGGACCCGTCGGCCGCGACGTGCTCGCCCATGGCGGCCGCCAGCAATTCCGCTTCACCGACCTCGGCCGTGTCGAACTCGGCCACGCTGCGCCCGGCGCGCAACACCACCACCCGGTGGCACACGCCGACCAGTTCCGGCAGTTCCGAGGACGCGAGCAGCACGCCGATGCCGCGGCCCGCGATCTCGCCGAGCAGTTGGTAGATCTCGGACTTCGCGCCGATGTCCACACCGCGGGTGGGATCGTCCAGCAGCAACAACCGCGGTTCGGTCAGCAACATCCGCCCGAAGACGACCTTCTGCTGGTTCCCCCCGGACAGGGTGCCCACCGGGTCGAGGATCCGGCCGAGCTTGACCTTGAGCTGCCGCACGCTCCGCTCGGTCGCGGACACCTCGGCGCGCCGACGCACCAGCCCGGCCACGCCAAGCCGGTCCAGCACCGACAGCACGGTGTTGGCCAGCACCGAATGCTCCAGCA is a window of Saccharopolyspora phatthalungensis DNA encoding:
- a CDS encoding glycoside hydrolase family 172 protein, which codes for MRDRSALSPPGNGRRRARWLGAYLGVASLAAAAVVADAGFGSVRAYGQTSAPTTKGPVGWETYRDLDGLAQLRGAEQSRQFSSYDRTGGNNDGFEGTYSCLRHSGRGCVIAEHAGAGEISSIWSTREPLGDVTGTGNIVVELDGRVVLDAPLIDVVNGKLGAPFEWPLVANADDAAGGVVVKVPMPYRKSMRVTVQNNPYFYHVDYRAFPDAEGVRTFNPGDPAEDVLARLRAFGVADPKPRAGGTPVRRDFDLPAGAAATVAELRGPARINQLRLRLPQVMAAPQVVDDGRAFGAGGRSRFSMRVHPDNQGIRVIRRYDPQIADQVGNLRVNGRQVGEWRSGPAAPGSWGVQVIDVPPGVTAGRSSVDIENRFISSSLDFNEFRYDVHSLVNGEWVRTDVLDLGPGHPGEEAAHGYRIDNPVFARSKLLGRYPTRPEDVAASDEVLERTRLRITFDGKTTVDAPVGEFFGTGLGEHDVRALMSSVDPGLDGWYTAWWPMPFGQHATVELVNTGGVPIVGATAEVTSSDGQLDPNAGYFHATHQRGRTISGQDWNFLRAEGAGTFYGVTHTMRGLIPPGTRRHTSEPLSDMAEVNQRNYLEGDERFFVDGASMPAWHGTGTEDFYESGWYFRFGTTFSMPLTGNPAHEINGDGCRYDCTGAYRLLLNDAVPFRNGLVAGIEHGPVNDEPGDYSSTAYWYGGRPSTRQLPGVPQLPTQTAELPTQTPELPPSAPSIPPTAPTTPPASPTESTVPESGTPDTTGQDDGEPPTDVWQLVQVVIRQQQREN
- a CDS encoding substrate-binding domain-containing protein, which encodes MRETTKSLVAVTCAAVALIAAGCGTTSENTGQVRAQDPTKNCHGPNGKYTIGMSQANLAEPYRVRMDDDIRQAAGKVPQFEVQFADAAKDNSKQVSDVENFITKQVDLLMISPNEAAPLTDVVKKAYNKGIPVVVLDRKIDGDAFSTYIGADNVQIGRQAGEYFRNTVLPQGGKIVQIKGLSGSTPAAEREQGFKDGIQGSPIEIVATADGEWERSVGQQKMDALLKAHPDIQAVYAQNDPMAEGAYLAAQAANRNDLKFVGIDGLPIPSGGIKAVEEGRLQATNLYPTGGAEAVEAAKKLLVDCQPVPKSQTLQTQLVTKDNAAEIYARLNQG
- a CDS encoding ABC transporter permease, with translation MSNQTKDRPAEPGGSVAAPARRANTVETLFRFQSFFGLVAVFVAAVIFSPRNNGQILFLSSDNLFNIVRAVSEIGIIAIGLTFVILIGGIDLSVGSVLGLAAVGSAVLMVDDDFGVWATVALVLLAGIVFGLSQGAAVALLGVQAFIVTLAGLQIARGLARMWSGGETVQISYGDGPGQAPMLFSLLGERTFGGVVPIPALIFAVVAVVAILFLRGSAYSRHLYAIGGNEKAARLSGVPVNRVKIIAFGIAGFCAALAGIVHAGQLNAGSPNDGIAYELDGIAAVVVGGTSLAGGRGSVIGTIAGALLLGILNNILSLNSVNTDLQLLIKGLVIVAAAALQRLRPTS